The following are encoded in a window of Microcaecilia unicolor chromosome 14, aMicUni1.1, whole genome shotgun sequence genomic DNA:
- the LOC115457179 gene encoding olfactory receptor 6F1-like: MGSENQSTVTTFVLLGFSIYPELKSVLFLVFCLVYTLTIAGNITIIVIIKNDPHLHTPMYFFLTNLSLLEICYTSNIVPKMLSDILTENRSVSMLACITQLYFFGSLGSTECFLLGVMAYDRYLAICHPLRYRSLMNNKVCVHLAASSWLSGFLATLIAVSLISQLHFCGPNKIKHFFCDLQPVLKLSCSDTFITETIAGTFASIILLGSCLLTVGSYVQIISTILRIPSSEGRQKAFSTCISHLTVVIIFYGAMIFMYVKPTTANSFGFNKILALLYTVVTPLLNPFIYTLRNKDVKKALRKAAGNIWITEKNASFLR; this comes from the coding sequence ATGGGGAGTGAAAACCAATCGACGGTGACGACATTTGTACTTCTAGGATTTTCTATCTACCCTGAACTGAAAAGTGTACTCTTTTTGGTATTTTGTTTAGTTTACACCCTAACCATCGCTGGGAATATCACCATCATTGTCATCATCAAGAATGATCCCCATCTACACACGCCTATGTACTTTTTTCTTACCAACCTCTCGTTGTTGGAAATATGTTATACATCCAACATTGTTCCTAAAATGCTGTCAGACATTTTGACTGAGAACAGGTCTGTTTCCATGCTAGCATGCATTACGCAGTTATATTTCTTTGGATCATTGGGGTCTACTGAGTGTTTTCTTCTAGGAGTAATGGCCTATGATCGTTATTTAGCTATATGCCATCCACTGCGTTACAGATCTCTTATGAACAACAAAGTTTGCGTTCACTTAGCAGCCAGCTCATGGCTGAGTGGTTTTCTTGCTACATTGATCGCTGTCTCTTTGATCTCACAACTTCATTTCTGTGGCCCTAACAAAATCAAGCATTTCTTCTGTGACCTTCAACCAGTGTTAAAGCTTTCTTGCAGTGACACCTTCATCACGGAGACCATAGCTGGGACTTTTGCTTCCATCATTCTCCTAGGTTCTTGTCTGTTAACAGTTGGATCGTATGTTCAAATCATATCGACTATACTACGAATTCCTTCATCAGAAGGGCGACAAAAGGCGTTTTCCACCTGCATCTCGCACCTCACTGTGGTGATAATCTTTTATGGTGCCATGATATTCATGTATGTTAAGCCAACAACTGCCAACTCCTTTGGTTTTAACAAAATCTTAGCTCTACTGTATACCGTGGTTACACCTCTATTGAATCCCTTTATATATACACTGAGAAACAAAGACGTCAAGAAGGCGCTCAGAAAAGCGGCTGGAAATATATGGATAACGGAGAAAAATGCAAGTTTCCTGAGGTGA